Genomic window (Eriocheir sinensis breed Jianghai 21 chromosome 57, ASM2467909v1, whole genome shotgun sequence):
TGAGGCTGTCAGGTATGGTTGTTAGTGAGGTCAAGTATGGTTGTTAGTATGGTTGTGGTAGTTGATAAGGTTAAATCTGGTTGTTAATGAGGCTGTTAGGTATGGTTGTTAGTGAGGTCAAGTATGGTTGTTAGTATGGTTGTGGTAGTTGATAAGGTTAAATCTGGTTGTTAATGAGGTTGTTAGGTATGGTTGTTAGTGAGGTCAAGTATGGTTGTTAGTATGGCTGTGGTAGTTGATAAGGTTAAATATGGTTGTTAATGAGGTTGTTAGATATGGTTGTTAGTGAGGTCAAgtgaagtgaaagagagaaatgaagaatgaaaaaaaaaaaaaacgcaatgggGTGTGAAATAGAGATGAATGAATAACCCGAGATAgacaaggagaagaatgagggagaatgaagcaaaaaatgagaattgaaagagagaaatgaagaaagaaaaaaaaagcaatgggGTGTGAAATAGAGATGAATGAGTAACCAGACATAgataaggagaagaatgagggagattGAGAATAGAATGAGAGCGAGGAatgagtttttgttttgttttttttcttacttgcttttcacattctttttcgtttttatcttttttcctgttttttttccttcctatccctttctttccttctctttctttttttgtttcttctttgtttttccttctttctttcattttcttttttctcctctgttttttgtttgttttccttcactttcttttttttgtttattctctttcgttttcctttttttcttctctgttctaatttccttccttcttattacttgttattcttttctttttttcttcctctttttcttctttctttcttattttcttttttcttccttctttgtttcttattttcatatttattgatttcattttcttattttcttgcttcgtttcttcctttttttatcaccttctttcattatctcttttcctttctttacttttcttcccttctttctttcttccattttttcttttccttccttcgtttcttcccttctttctttcatttccattttctcttttcttgtctattcttcccttctttatttccttcttccatgcattctttctcccccataattagaaggaaagaagaagggaatggacaacgaaggaaagaaaaagagagagaaacaaataacaaaagaaagaaaggaaaaacgaggaaaaggggaataaagaagggaagaagcaacgaagtaaaaagaagaagaaaataaagtaaaagaaacacaaaaaaataaaacaaaaaataaaacaaagatcgaaacagaagaagaataaaaaacaaTAGGAATACAGAGAGAAAACACGTAAtagacgagaagaggaggaggaggaggaggaggaagaggatgaggaaaagagtgAGCCCAGATAAGGAAAATTTGAGgacaagagaaacaaaaaaacaaaaaaaaatattacgtcTCAATTTTGTAGGGCAagcagatagagaaatagataagggatgcttgcaagagagagagagagagagagagagagagagagagagagagaagaaatttaAGGATTTTTTAAGCTAAACCAAATTTTCatgtgcaatatttttttttactctctctctctctctctctctctctctctctctctctctctcccccacgtgTAGCTAATGAGTGTCCTTGCAaaatagggggggagggggcaggggggggaggggagagggggtcagGCGTGTCCTCGAAGGTTTATCAGAGCACAAAACAACAAAgataaaacagcaacaacaacaacaacttcaacaaCTCGAAAGATGAACAACACCTCTGAGAGCCCGtccccccaatctctctctctctctctctctctctctctctctctctctctctctctctctctctctctctctctcttacccccttcacacatatacacacacacacacacacacagcatccacaCTCATACGTATTACAGATAAACATTGACTAAGATGAGAAGATAACGTTAGTACGAATttcacgattattattattattttcttcgttattttatttgctcATTTTGTGTCCCAGTAACCGagattgattttatttatttttatttttaatttggggggtattcctttttttcacgttttgttattgtctccctttcctgtcccctcccttcccccgttttctttcccttttctttgttttctttctttatttttattttttgggggggtatttcttttttcttcacgttttttttattgtctccccttcctgtcccctcccatctctcgttttctttctttctccttttattctttctttgctttcgttttttttctccatttcgttttttttctttctttgattttttctttccctcttcttgtttcttattttctttttctttttcttttttttctctcgttctctcttttctttattcttcgtttgatttgttctttccttcttgttcctttttcgtttactttctatctatctatctatgtatctctctatctacctacctaccaggATGAGCACACAATCTTGCCTTTCCCTCACtaacacatcccttcctccccttcagagCGGTAGCAGCAGCGTGACCCTGGTGCGGACGGAGCCAGGCGACGTCCTCCCTGACAAGACCCTCACGCACAGAATCACGAGCAACATGAACGGCGtcagacccaccaccaccaccaccacctccaacaccaccaccagtaaagACAGCAGTAGTGGTTACGGCGCAGACACCAAGCAGCATCGCCTCAGGTCCTACCAACGTGCCATCTTCGTAGCGATGTTCCTGGGCTATGCTTGCTACACTTACAACAGGAAGAGTGTGTCCTACGCTACCCCGACTCTACTGGCAACTGgtctcatcaccaccagcaccgtcgGTAAGGAGAGGACGAATTTATACCCTAAAGATAAAAATACTCTATaggacccgattaatcttctatcaggcctttggaaatacttgtttatttttgtttatagttgttTATTGTgttccttcatcccccttccccccccccttcccaggcgTGATCAGCAGTTGTCAGAACATGGCCTACGCTGTCAGCAAATTCCTCGGTGGTGTTTTGTCCGACAAGATGAGCGCACGGGTCCTATTCTCCATGggtaaggaacacacacacacacacacacacacacacaccctgccgtCGAGCCCAagaagaaagaacacacacacacacacacacacacacacacgtcacgccCAATcagagtgaagaggagggaggtcaTTATGTTTATTATAACTGttatcgttgagagagagagagagagagagagagagagagagagagagagagagagagagagagagagagagagattagtgcaAAGACAAACACTTATAATGATAACGGTTATCTTTTACTAccatttagtgagagagagagagagagagagagagagagagagagagagagagagagagagagagatttaataatAGTGGAGGTATTATAtaatgtttcttccttctctccctctttctcctcctcctcctcctcctcctcctcttcctcctcctcctcctcctcctcccttaacttTAACCACCTCAAACtctactaacactaacaccactaccactaacactaacaccaccattatTAACATTACTCCTCTAACCAAACACTAATAACACTAACTTCTCTAATCTAACACCACTAACCACTACTCtagccaccatcactaccactaaaaCTTGacatcactaccactaacactaccaccactgatGACACTAACTTATGTAGTCTagcgccactaacaccaccactaacactaacaccaccacaccactaacACGCTCCCCACTGCCACCCTTACCActaaccactaccactaacacactAACCTACACAACTTCAAACACCCCACTAACCACTTACCGACATCGTCACCACTAACCTTCCCCACTAACACTACCCCCACTAACCACTACTAACACACGAAGCCCCCCACCACTAGCACCGcccccaccatcactaacaccctCCCCACTCCCACCACTAACTACTAACCACTTACCAACATCCTCACCACTAACCTTCCCCACTAACACTACCCACACTAACCACTACTAACACACtaaaccccccaccaccactaacaccaccccccaccaccactaacaccaccccccaccaccactaacaccctcCCCACTCccaccactaaccactaaccacTTACCAACATCCTCAACACTAACCTTCCCcactaacactactaacacacGAAacccccgaccaccaccactaacaccctcCCCACTCccaccactaaccactaaccacCACTCCAGGCCTGGCGTTGAGTGGAGCCAGCACCCTTCTCTTCTCGCGCACGGAGGACCCGACGCTGTGGGCCGCGCTGTGGGCAGTGAACGGCTTTGCGCAGGGCTGTGGATGGCCGTCCTGTGCCAAGCTGCTGaagaaggtgagggggaggaaaagaggggtatGGGAAGATAtagaagacggagagagaaagaaggtgaaggagagagaaagagggaagggaagggaaaggaagagaaggtgaaacaatgaggtgaaagggagagagaagagagaggagagaaggatatggaaggaagagaaaggaagaagggagagggaagggaaggggaggggaaagggtgatacagagagagagagagagagagagagagagagagagagagagagagagagagagagagagagagaggacttagAATAGAATACCACACTTCTCTAATATCTTCAAAACACACACCATGCCTTCAAACTTCCTTTcttgacccctcctcctcctcctcctcccttaactcTAACCACCTCTaactctactaccaccacttctaccactaacactaacaccaccattatTAACATTACTCCTCTAACCAAACACTAATGACACTAGCTTCTCTAATCTAACACCACCCTCCCAACATCACCCTTCCTaaaccccttctccctccctcccggcgcAGTGGTTCAGCCCCGCCCATTTCGGAACGTTGTGGAGCGTTCTGACGGCTAGCAGCAACGTTTCCGGGACCCTCTCGCCCCTGCTGGCCGCTTACGTCATCATGAGTCACGGTTGGAGCGCTTCTCTGATCATTGCCGGtgggtagtggtagtaatagtagtagtagtagtagtaaaagataagaacataaagtaagaagtcggaggaggaggagcaggattaggaggaggaagaggagtagtagtagtagtagtagtagtaatagtagtagaagtagtagtagtagtagtagtagtagtagtagtagtagtagtagtagtagtagtagtataacccAAAACCCTAACCATTTCTTAACCAACCATTTCAAAACTCTTGCGTCATCTTGTCATTCTTCTCCTCGCAGGGTTGGTATCACTGGTCATGGCCGGCGTAACGTTGGTAACACTGATAGATGACCCCTGCCAGGCTGACCTCCCCAACCCTGCCCAGCCCCTGCACACTGGtgggtggacgtgtgtgtgtgtgtgtgtgtgtgtgtgtgatctttctctctttttacttttcaatgtgttttttttctctctttttctactttctctatttacttttcattatttttttctttttcaacttcctcttcctacttttcgacatgtctttcttttttctgtgtttctctctctctctctctctctctctctctctctctctctctctctctctctctctctctctctctctctctctctcctccatctatcaaactatctatctatctatctatatatcccctttcccctctctaacACACACCATTTCCACCACGAacagaaagaacaaaggaaacagTCGATAAGAAGGACCTCAACACACGTCAGACACCAGAGGGCCAGGCAGGGAGGCGAGAGGAGGTAGGGGGCGTGCGGGAGCTTGTCAAGTCCCCCTTCCTGTGGCTGGTCTCCGCTTGCTATCTGGTGGTGTTCATGGCAAAGACGGCCATCTCGGACTGGGGACAGTTTTACCTTATCAACGAACTGGGACGGTCACAGATGGAAGGTAAGgagttgttgtagtggtagtaacagtagtagtagtagtagtagtagtagtagtaggggtaggaATAGTTGTTGttgaatgatgaaaaggaaagaacgaatgagagaaagaaatgtagaTTTGGAATAagtgggaaagaaggagagagagagaatgaaaaagaagaattgaaggaagaaagaaagaatggaagaatgaagaagggaagaagaaagagtgagaaagtagtagtagttgtagtagtagtagtagtagtagtagtagtagtagtagtagtagtcaagtgaaatataacaacaacaaaaaaaaactaaacatttCTTGACtaaccatttctcctcctcctcctcatcctcatcctcctcttcgtcctccaactcctcctcctcctcctcctcctcctcctcctcctgctcttccttctcctccacagcCAGCTCCTTCACCAGCGCCATCGAGACAGGCGGTTTCTTCGGGGGCATCCTGGCGGGTGTGCTCACTGACAGGATAGCATCAAAGGTACGAGGGACGGGCACAGAGGGACAGGTGTAGACAGTCAGGAGAAGTTTTCAGACAATGGCAGACAGAGACGGACAATGAGACAGGCAGGCACTCGTATAGACAAAGATGGACACActtagacagagagacagacaaacaggagaaACATAGACTTACTCAAACGTGGTAAACAAAATCCGTAGATATATTTGAGCACACAACAGGTGGACAGAAAGTTAGACAGGTGTTCAGGTAATTaataaaagtgaagagaaagcaaggaaacCAGGCAAAAAAATAGACGATGGGACAAATGAATCCTTAGTTAACGAGGAAAAGCTAAAAATAGACAATTGATAAAATAATAACgatactaaaaagaaaaagaaagagaaattaaacaCGTAATAAAAACTCAAATACTAAAACATAAACAATCAAAAAGTTACACATAGACACCTTTCAATACCTCCACCTTCCtaattaaccttaccttacctgacctcacctgtcCTCGTCCGTCACAGGTGAACGTGCGAGCTAACGTCCGCTTGCTCGTGGCTGCGGCGTTCATGTGTGCGTGCTGCGGGAGCCTCTACGTTCTGCAGGCCGTTCTCACACCCGCCTCCtctcaggtatgtgtgtgtgtgtgtgtgtgtgtgtgtgtgtgtgtgaggctggaatgaaagaaaaggaaagaaaggaagagtgtgaaaagagaatgaaagagggaagaaagaaagaagaaacagagcaaATAGAGActgaaatcatgaaaaaaaaatgcaaggaaaaactcgtgagaaaaaaaagaaaaaaaaggaagaaagaaacaagaaacaaagcTAACTAACCCGTCCGTGTCTCAGGTCCTGGTGTCTGGGGTGGGGGTGGTTTTGGGCGCCAGCATGTTCGGGCCCATCTCCATCTACGGCATAGTCGCCTCCGagtccttcccttcacacctctcCGGGACGGCTCATGCTATCGTGGCTCTGGCGGCGAATGGTGGGTAGAGGttcctgttattctttttctgttctcttctttctcccatttctctcattctttcattctctcttcctgtcattcttcttctcttcttttctttctcccgtttttctcattctttcattctctcttcctgtcattcttcttctcttcttttctttctcccgtttttctcattctttcattctctcttcctgtcattcttcttctcttcttttctttctcctcattctttcattctctcttcctgtcatcattctttcattctctcttcctgtcattcttcgttttctcattctctctctctctctctctctccctgtcgcctttcgttctttttctcttctctcttcttttctcctttctgtttcgttttctttcttccttttctccattctctcttcctgtcatcccagcatccaccaatcacacaCGGGCTGGGTTGAAGAGGGGGAGTGGCCTGTATGACAAGTGACTAATGGGAGACGTGCaatgggaaaaggggaggggcttATCCGCCAACATAACCTGAACATGATATAATCCATCCCTATTCCGCATTTTCCTTGCTAGACTGTATTATTGCCTCACTTGACTTGGGTATTGCTTCTTTCCCTGCAGTTGGCGCCGTCATGGCAGGGTGGCCGCTCAGCAGGGTAGCGCGCGCGTGGTCTTGGTCCGGAGTGTTGGTACTCCTGCAGGGTCTGGCGGGGTTGTCTGCCCTGCTCATTGTGGTCACCCCGAGCATACACGTCTCAAGGAAGGTCAAGacgcagtagagagagagagagagagagagagagagagagagagagagagagagagagagagagagaatggttacagtacaaatactttttttttatataatactaatactaataatgatgatgatgaaaggaagtccATTTTTTATCCTTTGATCTGTAAATAGGccagaattctttttttttctcttgacttTGCCTTATCACGAGGTTGTATTtgccttgtgtatgtgtgtgtgtgtgtgtgtgtgtgtgtgtaagccattATTTATATTCTGTATATGCGTGTAAATACATTAGTTTATAGTTATTAGTATATTAAAAACGATTATTCCATCTTATTTTGAATTTGCTTCCTTCTCCCCCAAATACATgcacgttaccaccaccaccactactactactactactactactactactactactactactaaagaatCAGCATTAATGAGTAGAAACGAACTATATCCCTATAATAATAAGTGCAATGTAACTCCTTTCCCGATTAAAACAAATAATGAGTCGTATAtgaagcaccgttgccagatcatcgtactcaagAGCTTAGtatataccggtttctgacgcctaactattgccaagaaacatcaggaattaactatttttacGATAAATATTAATTAATCTAGTTACTGGGGTCCAGGAGATAGATTTGAGGTCGGAAGTCggaaaatataagaggctgagtacgacaatctggtaacgttgataTGAAGCTGGACAGAATAATAAAAGGGACCGAGCTAGCACACTGTAGTATTTTacagtttctgacccataactgtcgcaaaaaaatatcaataattaACGATTTGAACACTAACTTCAATTGAATATCGTTACTTTCGAGGATGTGGCAATTTTAGGTCTGAACCGAGAAATGGATTGttttgagtacgacaatttgctATCCCTGCTATGGACTCGTGgttgtgttgcgagaaatacctccccgcagaaataagtcgctcagCTGGCCACCACGCATGCTCACTAGGAATACATAGCAGGGAAacctattaatttgcctggttttgtttttgtttgtccaCTTTTGACCTTTATGTCGATTGATATTGCCTGCAAGAAaacaacacaccagaccaacagaccaaacaagcCAGTGAACATCAACGTGGGGCAATTCTTTCTAAaaaatctgccctattcgtttgttataaagccttctcttgattaaaagtgttgctctgatgtctgtgccgtgtattggagccgaaacaggacaagtaaacgatagcggtgagtgaaatatggaGAAAATAAGCAAGTTGAatctctctctgcgagctattttgcagcgaGCTGATTCCCACAACACCGTCCCTCCCGCCAGTGATGTTATTGCATGTTaatctagcgggaaaaatcttTGAATTGACAAGAGTAACTGGCGGGTGCTCAAGTCCAATCTGGCGGCAAATCTTTTGTAGCTTTacctatcatctggcggatttttttggccatcctagcggatttataaattttgagttggcaacactgctcccgCTGCTTCGAGACAACACGGGGGCGCGGCGTGCGGGTAAGCCAGACATGTTTTCACCCATTACTCGTATATTCGGGCACCCCCAGGGACGCCTCGCTGCCTGGATACTTATTAGATGACATAGTTTAAGCTGTGAGTGAATAATGTCCGCGGGGTGCGAGGTGGAGGAAGCATTGCCTGCAGAcacgaggggggggaggggatggcgGCGGCGTCCATGGACTTGGCCTTTGCTCTTGTCCATTTTCCTCGTGGCAAAGGTGAAGTAAAGTTtgtggcatacgctatagctgcgcgtggcctcggtgctcatctccgtcgcattggcccttgacccCGTGGTGGGTTAAGGAGGCACCACCCCGGGCCAGGGGGTCACCACAGTGTGCCTCCCcaaggtgtccccaggtacacatttacCAGCCAGCCCGAAagtgaggatgaacagctgggtgagcagcacgcCGACTCCATCAAATGCTGTGCAGAGATTAATTTGGTATTTTTCCATAACATCGTCCGCCTCACAGCAGAGAACACCTTGGTGCTATGTGAAGTATTTTGTGTCCATACAACAGTGCCATATTGCTTTGCCATTGCAAACCACTCATTTACCAAAGACTGTGCCTCAAAATTTtcagttgataaaaaaaaaacatggagcttcccttcctcagcttttACAGAGTGGTACATTAATGCAGCCACACGCCCAAGTCCATTATTTGCTTAAATCTTTAAAAATTCCATCTTAACTGATTTACAAGAGTTACGTATGTATGTCAAACAAGGGTTCAAAATGCAAGCAATGACAAAATCAATGTGATGACAAAATTATGAGTAATGTAAAGTTATAAACCCTGATCAAAGGTACCAAGACACTGTCCATGAATGGTAAAATCCCAGTCACTGCCGCAACACGCTGCCACCAGGCATGAGGAAACTGGTAACAAGCAAGATTCAAAATCGAcgccaaccaaacctaacctatcttaacccCTAACAGGGTTGGGGGGGCTCCCCCTCAACCCTCCACATTTGCTATGGATGCTTCACCCAGCATAGCTCCGCTCACCTCTAAATCTGCCCATCTTGTCGGTTTTACACTTTGGACACTCAAGAACCTTAGGTAGATCACCCTGATTACGTAAAAAGTCAACAGATTCTTAATTAATAATAATCACTTGGCAAAAAAACTTTCAATGCAGGCCAAGTAGAGAGCACTGATCCATGCAGATGCCAGCCTGAGACTGATTCATATTTTTCCGCTTCTGCCTTCCACAGCTAAATGAAGCATGTGATTGGTTGAATTATTGAGGATTATTTT
Coding sequences:
- the LOC126984715 gene encoding glucose-6-phosphate exchanger SLC37A4-like, with product MLGVTHGAGLLGGAARGGHTDITNTPAARESRPHTPPSPATQHRGKSPAECRFEVKGHVVKSTRYSPTIMTQSGSSSVTLVRTEPGDVLPDKTLTHRITSNMNGVRPTTTTTTSNTTTSKDSSSGYGADTKQHRLRSYQRAIFVAMFLGYACYTYNRKSVSYATPTLLATGLITTSTVGVISSCQNMAYAVSKFLGGVLSDKMSARVLFSMGLALSGASTLLFSRTEDPTLWAALWAVNGFAQGCGWPSCAKLLKKWFSPAHFGTLWSVLTASSNVSGTLSPLLAAYVIMSHGWSASLIIAGLVSLVMAGVTLVTLIDDPCQADLPNPAQPLHTERTKETVDKKDLNTRQTPEGQAGRREEVGGVRELVKSPFLWLVSACYLVVFMAKTAISDWGQFYLINELGRSQMEASSFTSAIETGGFFGGILAGVLTDRIASKVNVRANVRLLVAAAFMCACCGSLYVLQAVLTPASSQVLVSGVGVVLGASMFGPISIYGIVASESFPSHLSGTAHAIVALAANVGAVMAGWPLSRVARAWSWSGVLVLLQGLAGLSALLIVVTPSIHVSRKVKTQ